The DNA segment CTTTGATACCTTAATATGAACTTTGCCACACATACTAGTGGCAGTAATTGTAATATTCCCAGCCCAGCttggataaacaaaataaaagactGGGTTTGTTTTAACTGACACTGTGATACTTGAGACTGTTTTGTTAAATGTCAATCCTCGAATATGTTTTTCTACATCACATGGTTTAATTCCTACAAGTTCAAAGGCTTTAATAAAGGGGGTTAGATCTTTCCCAAGATCATAGGCAACCTTCAACATATCACAAGCCCCTGAAGTGAAATCTGTATAATGATGCCAATATATTTCATTGGCAATAAGGAAAACTCGATAAGCTTCCATGATATCCATTTTTAATTCGTGTACAatgtagtaaaaaataaaattataaatcccACTACCATGATGAGGATCCGTGTTTTCAGTGAAGTTATCTACATGACTTATCGATATATTGTCCAGGGATGGATCTGCCATAAATCTCAATGCTTCCTTATGTTTCAGGAGGTTGAAGCCAATTAACCAGTCATTTTTATCTATATAATTTTCAGTAACTTCTCCTGTAATATCAGAAAAAGCCTCATTCATAGATCCAGACTGATTCAAGTAAATCAATCCAGAGTGTTGTTCTGTGAAACCATGAGCAAATTCATGTGCAACAACATCAGCATCTGTTAAAGGATAAAAGTATTTATAGCCATCACCAAATGTGCAATGTTTCCCATCCCAAAATGCCTCTTCATAATTTTTCCCATAATGAACACGCAATATAGCTTGTTCGTTTAGTATTGAAGTATTATAACATTCCTGAAACATTTGAGATACTACACTGCCGTAATAGAAAGCATCAAGTGCTGGAGATATCGCTGCATTGACACTATCATTAAAACCAACGTCACAAAGATAATACATAGGATCTGTATAATTAGAGACTCTCCCAATACTGTTTTGCATGTCTATAACCTTTACATAATTATTTTCCAGGAAACACATGTCACCAATTTGAGTTACAAAAGCTTTGTGATTTTTGTCACTAAATTTGTATATTCCTGATTTTTCATTACCACCGGAACCAGTCAGTACTGTGGAAATGGtatctaaattgttatattttaacagtatttctcCAGTGTTACCATCAATGACAAATGTAGGCCGTTTAATAACTACTTCATTTTCTATTCTATAATTTATATCGTATACTAATCGAGGTTTGTCATTTTCATCCATGAAAATCATAATTTCATATTCTGGTTCGATACTATTTGCGTAAATCTCATCTCCCTCTGCTTTAAAAGCAATATCAAAGACATCTGATTTGGAAAGCTTTGGTTTTACATTTGTAATATCATCTTCAATTCCTTGAATAAATGTTCCTGTTGCATCACCAGTCAAATGTCCATCTTTATCTTCTGTAACAGTTAATGAAGCATCAAAAACAGGAACACCTAAGAACTTCTCTTGTAAGCGTAAAACTTCTGTGCCTTCAACTGTTTTGATACGGTTTGACTCTTCAACTTCTTCATACTACTTCAAACCAAGAAGATCTCTGACTGTTACTTTAGCTTTATCTAAATGACGACGCTGAAACGGAGCTGAGGGATGATAAATCATCCTCCTTGCTCTTTCATGAGCATCAACACGATAAGCTGCATCAGATGTCTTTATCAGTAATAAACctaaataatgaaaacattacaattATTAATAACAGAACCATTAGGATTTTTTCTTTAAGACGGACACTAATTTTTTGACAATACATAGTAAATAAACATCTGGGGCAGgcctaatttatttttttaaaattgtaattaattaacaattcacattaatacaaatatgaacttatagtttaaaatatataGCTCATTGAAGAAATACATCAGTATCAAGAAATTCATCCAAAAAGAAATTCAATGGGTTTTTGCAGTTAATTTAGTGTTTGGTGAAATAGGGAGGTGATTTGTTAGACGGAATGAATAACTTTTAAGTGAATGGTTGCGAGTGACCTTTTAGTAAAACAACAAGCATAGCATTCAAACCAGAAAtctcaatacaaacatttcagatcgattgagtgtcaatctgaagacagtgcagaagattcggaaagagttggatgagtccaATTGTAATTACGAAGTTACGTCAGTTccgaaaactcactctgatctgataagaaaagaactcctgaaattgttggtgagatccaggccatgattgataacgattcctccaagtcaatcaggtcgaTCGCCAGGGACATGAAAGTGTTTGAGTTTCTTATCAAGCAGGTAGTACTTCAAggcattcggtattcctcatgcAAGATGAGAAAGGTCCAATTTTAATCTCAAGCCATCaaagacaagaggaaagactgaaCTACAGATCTTTTGAACAAACTCCCCTCtaactgaacatgctttggtttttcccAGGTGAgtaaaaattctgccaggattagatggtgaacacacagaaccaccattggcttgctgtgtccccaaaacatgtaccgagggtgataaaaattaaacatctcgtcaacatcatgatgtttggagtgatcactagtcatagcgacgttatgcctccattcatcttcccacgcggcctcagactcaacacggaagccTACAACAAGTGCTTGGAAGTGTTAGcgttgccctgggtcaagagagtggctgctggatgaccctatgtctggcaacatgaCTCTGCActtgtcacacaagcaggagaacccaatcatagttgtcagacaatttctgggaccacatcacccctaacatctggccacctaactcccagaATGCGATCCTCTTGATTattgtgtggggcgcagttgagagaccaacaaaactccttgtaacactaaagatgaTCTGACGGCAaagattatagcagcattcaccagcTTAAGCAAGGAGACTGTCCTGAAGACCTGCAGTAGATTCCGGAGTTGTCTGGAAGTcatggttgaaaccaatggcgattttattgaataaatttactttttagtatttcaagatattttttatgtaattttggtaaaatgtatctgttaaaatgagaggtcagcattattttcatatttgcgtAATGTAGACGACGATTTATTCACCACACCTTGTATCCGTCTTGTGCGTttacattcctgtcttctaccaagaaatctaatgcttacagcttagtttttttcttcttgggGCTGGCTGAGTTGGAGCAAATataagaattgaacagccgaaatttgctatgatgattcggtgtctgactgaagattgaaggcttcgaatgatttgtctgtgttccgtgatcgtcccttcctgtatttcacgttcattatatataaaaacattcattcttatattattgcggcgttacgtgcccccccccccccccgtttgtttgtccaattttaaaccctgcacgacttctttACACACTGTCttttcctacccgccattgcttcttcaccaaactattttggcgccctccgattcttcccccctcttcctcccatcctccttaatcccttctttctccttttctcttggtcactgattctgtcccctgccttccaacCTCTTtgattcctctctctctgtctctctttctctctctctcctgcgacctgctgattcttaaccattctgttggccatcgTATCTTGACCAACATGTGTctccgctaccgaaacggtaattatttctacgccagctgctatgttgttgttgttttgtctcatttggtctaaagtcgtatgacaaccaccgttatatatattttgtttattcattactgttttcaatttcgttttcgtctcttgtatttacatccgtcttgtgcgttcacattcctgtcttctaccaagaaatataatgcttacagcttagtttttttttcttggggctggccgagttggagcaaatatcagaattgaacagccgaaatttgctatgatgattcggtgtctgactgaagattgaaggcttcgaatgatttgtctgtgttccgtgttcgtcccttcctgtatttcacgttcattatatataaaaacattcattcttatatatatatatatatatatatacatatatatacatatatacacatacatccatacatatgcacacataaatacacatacatgcattttttaatatttttgtgtttgttttcctcTGAGTCTGTAGTTGAGATGCCTTCTGCTTTCGTGACTACTGTGTCAATTAATCTAGTGGGATATTTTTGTCCTTTTAGAAATACTTTTAATTCTTGTAATCTTCTATCCCTTAATTCTGCATCTATTACTATAGTGCAAATTCGTTTTGCCATATTAAAGGGTATGTTTCTTTTGGTATGTGAGGGAGGTGAGCAATGAATGTTCAAATACTGGTGTGTGTCAGAGGGTCTGCAGAAAAGGGCTGTTTTTATGGTGTTATCTTCTTTAATTAGAAGCATGTCTAAAAATGATAACTCCTTTGTGTGTCGTTTCATAGTGAATTTTATTGAGGTAagtaaatttttgaaaagtgagTGAAAGATCCCTAAGAAGGACCTGCGAATGAAAAAGACACTGGAAACATATAGGATTATTAAAAGCAAATTACCCATCAAAAATACAACCCCACTAGTCAAAATGTGCAACCGCCCTAACTGCGGGATTTGCATCTTCCTCTTAGATGTTGTAGCTTCAGAGTATATAGGAATTTTTGAGAAATAATTTTTTGGATggggtggagagaggagttttggaaaattcacacaatctgacttttttccctcataactttcaggaagatgggtatcttttaatgaaaatttatacaactccctttcaaacggcatagattaggattataaagaaatttgtgggggaaatttTTTCAGGGCTTTTCCTCATTCTTTTTGAAACTACAGCTTTCGAAATGATGGGGTGGGGAggcatctttgtatgaaaaaagttttgtaaactctttttttatatatttcttcctcCATCATCCCACTCCGAACCTATTTCCGccagtttttttttacacttcAAAACTATGGGAAGAGTATttagggtaatttttttttttaattgttaatattttcaaggaaaaaaattgagtgatttaagggcgatttggatgttgtttctagcatatccaaaGACAACCTtcctcgtttctttatcactctcgcatgtattgtttttcaatattttccccataatacatttatctctatatataaaactgagaatgtgtgtctgtctgtctgtgtgtttccctaaaacttgaaaactacacaaccaatttcattcaaattttacacatgtcttacttagggtccagggagtgtcatcggcaaaaaatgtttaactttttgcctagggcgagcccacagcaatatcatatcttctccactacgattccctaaaacttcagaactacacaaccaatttcattcaaattttacacatgccttacttagggttcatgtagtttcatgggcaaaaaaaatgttcaactatgGGCGAGCCCattgcaatatcatatcttctccactatttcagtattacgtgttaaaagtgaaacaaaaacatttctctattttatgtcagatactttcactttaacaataaaaattagagataataataacaattgaattatatgttgtaagtaataattaaaatcaaactaaagtataatataatcgtatcataacaaaagtaaaaatagcaattggtataaaattgcatcaatgacttgaacttgaataagtggtttcacatgaatgggaataaattaaaaataaaattagcgtgcagaaatggaatattatacataaaggactatagcttcaactgcgtactgctttttgattcaccgtaaggcttgttgttattaatattactgtttaactattgttatcacgtttgttggttcctcgtaagggaaacgttgttgtgttgcatttgttaaataattgtttaaaaattgaattgtgtccctgtttggggaaattgacaatattttcaccgtttacacggaagcatttttgttagaatgccttcgatagaagaaagtccaaaaatgaatttcgctgcagccgtcggcgggcgcgaactcattaaaattaaaatggaagaaatacaatcCTAttacggattgatcaccgacaaagacggtgaatctaggataacaccaccaaacgaaataaaaaattaaattaaagaaaagactattgtctattaAGTATacgatgtagagaaaaaaaaagatttgaacacctggaggaaagcaccatcgaaaagtgtcttggtgcgactatgaaagatatctaaccagaggcagtaaattcgccacaatagaagcaaggttcgaatcaacggagcgtgcaagggagtactcgacttgaaccttgcaaagtggaaatatgttattttcacctttatatctgggacgtaggacgtcccggataaaaatttaaaatgtccccccagaagtagaggtaggctggattgtagccacacttctatacaagatggAGGACAAGATActattgatcgaaattgcaagagatgggcctgcaattccagtctgttatatattttgagtattgttatcattagcgatatcaagatataactttgtattttgtattttatgagtagatgtatatatatatatatatagatgtacatgtaatatgtacacatatatatatacacatatatacatgcactagcactatgatccggcaacgacgggtcataatgctagtatgctataaaaaagaaaatttgagaaattatgaattttttgcaaccTCGCTCCCTGGCcccgattgtttctgtttagaaacGAAAAaaattggagagcctgagaaggtcattactggcatttatccacagtgatttttaagaattacggagatgtacttgtatagcaagtgacttgatatgagatcgtgtgctgacataaaaacaattgcaacatacacgtttgtaagccattcaaggaCACACAGAAACCGTTAGTTTCATGGCACTACAGAGGCACTACTTAAATactttaaggcggtgagccgacagaaacgttagccgcatttcgtctgtctttacgttctgagttcaaattccaccgaggtcgactttgcctttcatcctttcggggtcgattaaataagtaccaattacgcactggggtcgatataatcgacttaatccgtttgtctgtccctgtttgtcctctctgtgtttagttttgtgggtagtaaagaaataggtatttatgatGTCTGTGTACAAACAGCAACGCCGCatgatagtgaaacatgggctgtgactactaagagcatgtgaaggcttgaaagaaatgaagcaaatatGCTCTGctagatgggtaatgtcagtgtgcatatacaacagggtgtaagtgatttgagagaaaaactgggtatatgaGGCATCtcatgtagtgtgcaagagagaagactgcgctggtgcagtcatgtaatgtgtatgaatgaatcaAAAACTGccgagctctaattgtggagggaatgcGTGGAAAAGGTTGACTCAGGAAGACTTGAGACGGAGTAGTGAGACAGGATCTTCAAATGTTTggcctcacagaggggatgactgGAAACCAAGACTTCTAGCAGTTTGCTGTGCTTTAGAAGACACATTAAGCCAAGTAAATACGCAGTCGTCCTTGCCTACAGGTgtgtcccctgcatccctcttcaGCTAGGTATTCATAATCTTGCAAGCTAGTGCGTGtgagtgctacataaaaagcacccatactaGTGCCAAATGGCTGCTGTGTAAGAGCACACAATACACTTTGTACATTAGTTAGTATTAGGAGGGGCAtcgagccatagaaactatgccaaaacagacttggAGACTGGGTAGGTCTTCAGCTGACCAGCCTTGGTCAAACGATCAAACCCATGCCAGATTGGATTCTATAAAATgtttcatatagaaaatgtgtcaTTTGTCATCATAAGAAaacataaagataaaatatatgtaaatttaaacaATGATAAGTTCTTGAAAATATACTTACTGCCAAATAGAAGATACcaggaataaaataatataaacatcaaATTCCTCATGATTgcaaaatattcacaaatattatGCTCTTTCCAAAAACCAGCTCAAGGTTTAAACTGGTCCTTTCTTACCCTTATTTATATTATGAGCACGACTATTATGTGGAACACCCACTCTCTCAGTACCCTCGTTAGTTTACAAACGGAAAGGAACGCCAAATAATTGTTTTTGTCACGTATATTGAAAATAGGTTAATTTAGTCCCtattatttctaaattgctaCCTGACATTTAAGGTGAAATAATGaggtattttttatttaattattttttctcgttcattcttatttaatcgacccctaaagctACAGAATCCATTCAATAAAAATTAGAAGCAATCTTAATAGGTTATATTCAAGGAGACTAAAtactataatagtaataattggtatagattaaaattaattataatttatattcttttccttttagtttcttAAATAATCATCTACACATTCTTCCATAAAATTCTCTCCAATCTCATAAATGTCTGAAAAATTGAGGAAAAAAAGGCAAACTATCCATTTGATCAACCATATAGCAGAAATAGCATGTTTCTTTGCTTAAATTAATTACAATGAGCCAGGACAATTGTCCTATGACACAGGGCAGTTTCAAAAGtttattatattcaaaatttttttcagtgGCCACGTATTTCTTTTAAGAATCCTCTACAATTTAAATACTATAACTAAGCTGTTACTACTTGTTAGACATGTACTTGACTTAATTTGGTTAACTGCAACCTCTGACTTGTGTTccaaatttttaaagttattcaatgattttaaatgaaaattttggaaTTGGCACAAAGGGATAACAATGCTTCTTAGTTataaagataaacacacaaattAACCATACTTCAAACAGTAACCATCACTGGGCAGTTTTAATATTCCAATAAAGAACTCTAGATGAAAATAGAATCTAATTACTAAGGATCAAGAAAATTAAGATTAATGGAAACTTCTATGCATCATTTACTTCACCAAAGGTTCTGTTAAGTCtagaatgaataataaaatgtttaaaactctaattttaatatcttaataatactaaaactctagatGTTTGTacccgaaatatctcagaaatagtatatattttatcttaatttttttcatacttaaTAGTTGTTGTAGACAAACAACGGAAGTAATTTTATTctgctgaatacacatcattgattggttgaaattaccgaaataggactactttaacgtgaaattacttcgtaaatataagtttttctcaaaaatgctaagagtaaaagatgttttatgacacattctactagtgtctgaagtttgaaagtgtttagttacaaaaaattatttttaaaatctgtaggtcaaaggtaaagatccttaatttttattttatttttattttctactcaCTGTTCCAGTTACAATGCTTTTGAAAAACCgttcaaatgtgtatgtgttatgtgaaCTACATCATAATATTATACGTATAGCTTAAATTCTTATTCCATTCTGAATCACAACTGCCCGACAAACGGGAATGGGAAATTCTGAGTtgcagttttttgtgatattttttatgatgtttttgcagctttgacAATAAAGCATATAACTCTGCCTCCGGTATTGAAGTACCGTTTTTTCCCACTttgcttcacatttatgtgcttactttggtGTACCCCGCTCTTTTTCAAGAAAGTTTGAACGACTCTCcacaagaagaaagaagaaacagcTGAAAAAAAATGGAACTCTACCCATTGGATTTTTCTATGAAAAAACATGTATTCCCACGCAGAAACAATATCTCAGAAGCCTAATTGAGAAAACAGGGCACTTTATCCGAAGAATGAGATAGCAGGAATATTTCTTTGATATGAAAGAGCAACAGAATAACGTAAACAAATACAGACTTAAATCTACTAAAAACTCACCACCTATTTCAGAATTAGAACTTTTTGGAAAAGGCTTTTCAAACTCATTAcgataaaatttcataaaatcagCAATTCACTCCAGAGAATTATGAACGAAAAAATTAGAAGCATAAATAATTCAGATACGATTTTCGTGAActccaacaaaacaaaaaacaaactataAGCGGCTGAAAAAGATCTTTACAAACGACTTTTTCTAATAGCATTAGAGACACTTATAAAAAAAGCTAACACTAATTTATATAAAGAAGTGAATAAGGAAGCAAGAAGGATCACTACCATTCTTAGAGTTAGTGATAGGATAGAATACCTTCCTCCGCGTCAACCCTTTATTAATTACCCTTAAGGACCACTAAGCCAATTTTTGTAGAAACCCTAAATGTCGACTAATTAACCCAGCAAAAACAGAAATAGTTATTATTAGCAAGAATATCTTAGATTCTATTCTAAATAAGTTAGATACGGAATTAGATTTATGGATTTGGGGTAATGGTAAGTTCATAATAGATTATAGCAttagacatagaaataattgcaaATTTACGCAATTTGATATTGTCAACGTTCACCCGTTAATATCCATGCCACTACCTCTTAAAGCATTAGATTTCGCCAAACAATACATTAGCATCGACAGTTCAGATATAGATATTATCCTGCATACCAGGAAATCCCTCCTTTTTTATGGCAATTTCACCTGGGTTAAAAAGATTGAAGACTCTTTATTGCCTTTATTTGATGTGCCGATGGGTGCGTACGACAGGGCGTAAATTTGTATATTCCTGATTTTTCATTACCGCCGGAACTGGTCAGTACTGTGGAAATTGtatctaaattgttatatttcaaCAGTATTTCTCCAGTGTTACCATCAATGACAAATGTAGGCCGTTTAATAactatttcattttctattctaTAATTAATATAGTATGTTAATCGAGGTTTGTCATTTTCATCCATGAAAATCATAATTTCATATTCTGGTTCGATACTGTTTGCATAAATCTCATCTCCCTCCGCTTTAAAAGCAATATCAAAGACATCTGATTTGGAAAGCCTTGGTTTTACATTTGTAATATCATCTTCAATTCCTTGAATAAGTGTCCCTGTTGCATCACCAGTCAAATGTCCATCTTTATCTTCTGtaacagttaataataataatgaaattattgtatacagtgctcaggtgcactacaacttgtcaaaagtgcatataaagcatatgcagtaatatacaaatgtctgggatgtgaacagtgtatgagtcagatacatgcttgtgtgtgtatggaggggagaaaatcaggtgtagtgttggcgaatctcaggaatcatggaagttttgaaggatgcagtgctccaacaattaacaactgatgctggcagtttgttccatacttcagcaactc comes from the Octopus sinensis linkage group LG11, ASM634580v1, whole genome shotgun sequence genome and includes:
- the LOC118765478 gene encoding neutral protease-like, whose product is MIFMDENDKPRLVYDINYRIENEVVIKRPTFVIDGNTGEILLKYNNLDTISTVLTGSGGNEKSGIYKFSDKNHKAFVTQIGDMCFLENNYVKVIDMQNSIGRVSNYTDPMYYLCDVGFNDSVNAAISPALDAFYYGSVVSQMFQECYNTSILNEQAILRVHYGKNYEEAFWDGKHCTFGDGYKYFYPLTDADVVAHEFAHGFTEQHSGLIYLNQSGSMNEAFSDITGEVTENYIDKNDWLIGFNLLKHKEALRFMADPSLDNISISHVDNFTENTDPHHGSGIYNFIFYYIVHELKMDIMEAYRVFLIANEIYWHHYTDFTSGACDMLKVAYDLGKDLTPFIKAFELVGIKPCDVEKHIRGLTFNKTVSSITVSVKTNPVFYFVYPSWAGNITITATSMCGKVHIKVSKSNMLTEGDGSDGSDPVTLLAEGTSELNLGKPEGHKFFVKLSPESSENLKNVSVRVSYGLDRAI